The bacterium sequence GCGATCTCATTGTTTTTTTTCTGGATTGCCGAAATCTTCGACACAATCTGGAATGCAGCACAAGTACACTGGGACATATTCCAGCGTGATTTGCGTTTCACGGTACGCACTGTTTCGCGGGCGCCCGGATTTGTGCTGACTGCGATTCTGGTTACAGCTCTAGGCATCGGCGCAAATACAGCGGTCTTTTCAGTCGTCAATCATGTTCTGCTGAAACCACTCCCTTACGCAGATTCGGAACGAATTGTCCGACTTTGGGAACAGAATGTGAATTATGGGTTTAACGAAGTTTCTCCTCCAAATTATCTGGATTGGCAACGACAGAGCACGTCCTTTGAATCGATGGCTACCTATGCTGCAACATCGATGAATCTTGTCGGCGGCGGAATTCCTGAAAGACTGGAAACCACAATGATGACATCGAACTTACTCCCCTTGCTTGGTGTGAAGCCAGTAATCGGACGGGCATTTACAAAAGAAGAAGATCGAATCGGAAGCGCAGGAACATTGCTGATCAGTTATGGCCTTTGGCAATCGAGGTTCGGCGGCGATGTCCGGGCAATCGGGAAGAGTATTCGTTTGAATGATGACGCGTTTACGTTAATCGGTGTCTTACCTCCTGGCTTCTCCTTTCCAGATCGAGATACACAATTGTGGACACCCATGCGTATCACTCCGGAGGATTGGAAGGACCGGCAGAACAATTATTTTAGGGTCGTTGGAAAGTTAAAAAAGGATGTTTCCGTTGATAGTGCGCGTGCGGAAATGGCGATCATCGCACAAAAACTTGAAAAGGAATATCCGCTGGACAATGCAAAGAAAGGAATTGCTGTGCAAACATTGCGGGATGGAGTGCCGCAGCAATCTCGCCTGATGCTTGCAGCGCTGCTGGGTGCTTCGATTTGTGTGCTATTGATTGCATGCACAAATCTGGCTGCTTTGTTTCTGGTTCGCGCGATCGGACGCAGAAGAGAGCTCACGGTGCGCGCAGCGCTGGGAGCCGGAAGGGAACGACTGGTTCGACAGCTTTTGACGGAGTCTCTTGTCTTTGTATTTTTCGGAGCTTTGATCGGCGTGCTGGTTGCGCACGCCGCGGTGCCTATGCTCTCCCGGTTGATCCCCACAACGTTGCCGGTTGGTGAAGCAACCGTAATGGATCTACGAGTACTGATTTTCGCCGCCCTTCTTCTTTGTCTCACGGTGATTGCGTTTGGAGTCGTTCCGGCTTTGCGGATTTGCAACAAGGCGGATGCATCTGCATTGCGCGAAGGGGCGAGGTCGGGAATGGGAGAGAAGAAAGAAAGGCTTCGTTCCGCGCTCGTTATTGCGGAGGTTACGGCTTCCATAATTCTGCTGATCTCGTCTGGCTTGCTGATCCGCGCGCTCTGGAGGATTCAAGCGATCGATCCGGGATTTCGTTCGGATAATGTGCATACCATGCAAACGCCGTTGACATGGCCGAAATATGAAAACACCGCGCAGCGGGTCGATTTTTACACACGCGTACTGTCTGGCGTTCGAGAAATGCCGGACGTAACTCATGCCGCCTATATCACCGGGCTTCCCATGGTAATGCGCGGAATGATCTGGGGAATTTTGCAGGAAGGGGGTATTGAACCGAAGCCTGGCGAATCGCCGGTTGCCAGCGTTCGATTCGTGACTCCTGGATTTTTTGAAACGCTCAGGATTCCGCTGAAGCTCGGCCGCGACATTCATGAATCTGATACCTTTCAATCGCCGTTTGTAGCCGTTGTCAGTGAATCCTTTGCAGAAAAGGTCTGGCCGGGGTCCCGTGAGAATCCTATAGGTCGCCGGTTCTGGGTAGCGGAACGGGACCGGACCATTGTTGGCGTTGTGGGAGATATCCGGGTGCGTGGCCTGGAAAGACGCAGTGAGCCACAACTATATTTGCCGAGTACTCAAGTAGAAGATCGAGCACTCATTGCTTATCCACCCAAAGTGCTCGTTGTGCGTACAAAAGGACGCGAAGAATCGGCGCCTTACGATGCTATTAGAAGCATCATTCAAAAAGTTGATCCAGAAATGCCTATTTCGGATGTGCGCACGTTGCAAGATGTTGTCGATGCCGAAACCACTTCGCGTGTCACTCAAATCCGTGTGATCGGCGCATTCGCTCTGCTTTCCTTGCTACTTGCCGGGATTGGCATCCATGGTTTGCTTGCGTTTGCGGTGTCCCAGCGAATTCCCGAGATCGGGTTGAGAATGGCCCTCGGCGCGCGATCCAACGATATCTTGAAAATGGTGATGAACAAAGGATTGGTGGTTGCGGCAGCAGGAGGTTTGCTCGGAGTGATCCTGGCTTATGCCGCCGCAAAATCAATGGAAGCGCTTCTTGCAGGGATCAAGCCGGGCGATGCCGCAACGTTCCTCACGGCCTGCGCGCTTGCTTTCTTGGTAACACTTACCGGATGTTTGTTTCCCGCACTGCGCGCCATTCGCGTAGATCCGGCCAAAGTGATGCGCATGGATTAGAAGAAATTAACCGCCAAGACGCCAAGGCGCCAAGAAGGTTTTGATCAAGCGCGCGATGTTTTCTGCATCGTGCCAGACCATCCAGTGATGCGCGTTTTCAATGATGTGTAGTGTTGATTGCGGAACAATCTGATTCAATTTTTTTGCGTGGATAACAGGAAAATGCGCATCTTTTTCAGCCCAGAGAATCAATGTCGGACAGCGAATATTCGCATAAAACGCTGGAAGTCCGGGTAGAGTTCCCTGATATCCAGCGCACATTTTGCTGATGTATTTGCGCACTTCCTCTTTTCGAAATGCACTCCACAAATCGAAACGAATTTCGTCACTCAATGAATCCCCGGCGGGTAGAAATGTTTTCAGGGCACGCCAGAAAATCAGCCGCGGCGCGCTGCGCAACAGCCACCGGTTCCACGCAAATTTTCTCAGCAATCGAATTTCCCAGGATGTTGTCTCATCACCGAAGGCAAGACAGTTCATCACAACAAGACGATCGAGCCTTGACGGATACTTTGCCGCAAAGACAAACGCCGGTTGCGCGCCCATGTCCATGGCGACAATCGAAGCTTGCTCCCAATGGAAGGCATTCAGAATGGTTGCAAGACGGTCGGCAAGGTGTTCTGGTGTCGCGCCTCCCGGCCATTGTTCGCTGTATCCCAT is a genomic window containing:
- a CDS encoding ABC transporter permease → AISLFFFWIAEIFDTIWNAAQVHWDIFQRDLRFTVRTVSRAPGFVLTAILVTALGIGANTAVFSVVNHVLLKPLPYADSERIVRLWEQNVNYGFNEVSPPNYLDWQRQSTSFESMATYAATSMNLVGGGIPERLETTMMTSNLLPLLGVKPVIGRAFTKEEDRIGSAGTLLISYGLWQSRFGGDVRAIGKSIRLNDDAFTLIGVLPPGFSFPDRDTQLWTPMRITPEDWKDRQNNYFRVVGKLKKDVSVDSARAEMAIIAQKLEKEYPLDNAKKGIAVQTLRDGVPQQSRLMLAALLGASICVLLIACTNLAALFLVRAIGRRRELTVRAALGAGRERLVRQLLTESLVFVFFGALIGVLVAHAAVPMLSRLIPTTLPVGEATVMDLRVLIFAALLLCLTVIAFGVVPALRICNKADASALREGARSGMGEKKERLRSALVIAEVTASIILLISSGLLIRALWRIQAIDPGFRSDNVHTMQTPLTWPKYENTAQRVDFYTRVLSGVREMPDVTHAAYITGLPMVMRGMIWGILQEGGIEPKPGESPVASVRFVTPGFFETLRIPLKLGRDIHESDTFQSPFVAVVSESFAEKVWPGSRENPIGRRFWVAERDRTIVGVVGDIRVRGLERRSEPQLYLPSTQVEDRALIAYPPKVLVVRTKGREESAPYDAIRSIIQKVDPEMPISDVRTLQDVVDAETTSRVTQIRVIGAFALLSLLLAGIGIHGLLAFAVSQRIPEIGLRMALGARSNDILKMVMNKGLVVAAAGGLLGVILAYAAAKSMEALLAGIKPGDAATFLTACALAFLVTLTGCLFPALRAIRVDPAKVMRMD
- a CDS encoding alpha/beta hydrolase: MLATVLETIAGRKVRISRTGSATPLILLHGYPDNLQIWSRLASHLSDSFEVIAFDWPGMGYSEQWPGGATPEHLADRLATILNAFHWEQASIVAMDMGAQPAFVFAAKYPSRLDRLVVMNCLAFGDETTSWEIRLLRKFAWNRWLLRSAPRLIFWRALKTFLPAGDSLSDEIRFDLWSAFRKEEVRKYISKMCAGYQGTLPGLPAFYANIRCPTLILWAEKDAHFPVIHAKKLNQIVPQSTLHIIENAHHWMVWHDAENIARLIKTFLAPWRLGG